The window TGGTAATTTGGCTGCTTCGGCAGCGCCTACCAAGGCTTGGGCCAGCAAGTCAAAGTCGCGTCCTTGTCGGGTTAGTCCATGCACGCAAAACACCACATGTGAGGCCGTGGCAGGCCCCCACGAGGCATAAGCCATGCGGTGAGAGCCCTTTGCATCAGGGCAATTGACATACTCAAGAACAGGTTCGGACATACAAAAACATTTGATTGACTGACCGCTGTCAGGCCCACGTGGCCTGGCCGCGCCATAATTCACTTTTCCACATCGTAAATCATTCGGAGAACACCATGCTGAAAGGCAAAACCGCACTCGTAACTGGCTCGACCAGTGGCATCGGCCTGGGCATTGCCAAAGCCTTGGCAAAACAAGGCGCCAACATCGTTTTGAATGGCTTTGGCGACCATGCGGGCCCAGAGGCCGAAATTGCGGCTTTGGGCGCCAAAGTGGCCTACCACGGCGCAGACATGAGCAAACCCGCCGAAATCGAGGCCATGGTGAAGTTTGCTGAAGACAAATTTGGACGTGTTGACATCTTGGTCAACAACGCTGGCATTCAGCATGTGGCGCGTGTTGAAAACTTCCCCGTTGAGCGTTGGGATGCCGTGATCGCCATCAACCTGTCCAGCGCCTTCCATGCTTCGCGTGCAGTCTTGCCCGCCATGCAAAAAGCCAACTGGGGTCGCATCATCAACGTGGCATCAGTGCACGGGTTGGTGGGCTCTGCCGAAAAATCAGCATATGTGGCTGCCAAGCATGGCATCGTGGGATTGACCAAAGTCACAGCCCTGGAAAACGCCACATCGGGCGTCACCTGCAACGCCATTTGCCCTGGCTGGGTGCTCACGCCTCTGGTTCAAAAACAAGTGGATGCCAAAGCCGAGGCTTTGGGCTTGAGCAACCAAGCCGCCACCGAATTGTTGTTGGGTGAAAAAGAACCCTCCAAGCAATTCACTACGCCTGAAGAACTGGGTGAGTTGGCGGTGTTTTTCTGCTCCGCTGCAGGCAACAACATTCGCGGCGTGGCCTGGAACATGGACGGCGGTTGGGCTGCGCAATAAGCCTCCCAAACAAATGCCACCTTCAAGGTGGCATTTTTCTTCAGGACTTGTGAATCAACACCACGGCCCTGGCCTCCATGCTGAGGCCCTCGCCCACTGGCCCCATTTTTTCAGCCGTTTTGGCTTTCACGTTGACATGGGATTCGGGCACACCCAAAGCCTTGGCAATGGACGATCGAATGTCTGAGCGATGTGGCGACAACTTGGGTGCTTGGGCCACGATGGTGCAATCGACATTGCCCAAGTGCCAGCCCAGTTGCTTGACGTGGTCGTAGGCTTTTTTCAACAACACCACAGAATTGGCACCCTTGTAGGTGGCATCGGTGTCTGGGAAATGCTGACCAATGTCGCCCAAGCCTGCAGCGCCCAATAAGGCATCGGTGATGGCATGCAACAAGACGTCTGCATCGGAATGCCCCAGCAGGCCTTTGTCGTGTGGAATTTGAACGCCACCCAGCATCAAGGGTCGGCCTTCAACCAAGGCGTGTGTGTCCCAACCTTCGCCAACTCGAATGTTCATGTTCTGCTCCCCAGCAAATCTTCCGCCAAAGCGAAATCGGGTGGATAAGTGACTTTGAAATTGTGGGGGCTACCGACCACCAACTTGGGCGCAAAGCCCGCCATTTCCATGGCGCTGGCTTCGTCGGTGATGCCTTCAAAATTCTCAGCTTGCTTGGCCTTTAATGCGGCATGCAACTGACCTGCTCGAAACATTTGGGGCGTTTGGGCCAACCATTTGTCTTGGCGCGGCAAGGTTTGACTGACGCGGCCATTGACCGCTGCTTTCAAGGTGTCGGGCAAAGGCAAAGCCAGCAGGCCGCCCACGTCGTCGTCGATGCAGGCATCGATCAGGCGGTTGATTTCCAATTCAGTGATGAGGCAGCGGGCTGCGTCATGCACCAAGATCCAGTCGTTCGCTTGAACACCCTCAGGCTTGTGCTCACCCTCTTTGAGCAAGTAAGACAAGCCATTGAAAACTGATTCGGCGCGGGTATCACCACCACAGGCAATGCGCTCAAAAGGACGGCGACCCCGTTGTCCTTCTGGCCCTTCTGGCCACACATGTGAATCGCTGGGTGACACCACCACAAGCACTTGCTGCAGGCGTTCAACGGATCCCAAAGCAGCCAAGGTGTGCATCACCATGCTTTGACCAGCAATCAGCTCGTACTGCTTCGGCTTGAGTGTGCCAGCGCGCGAGCCCGAGCCCGCACAGGGCACCAATGCAAAACAGCGCGCAACGGGCGAACGACTGTCAGTGCTGGGAGGACTGTCTTTTTCAGAGGAATTCACGGCCTGTTGCTTTTTCAATGTCTAGATAGTGACTTCACAGGAAGCCTAAGCCCACATTTTGAAGGACTTCAAGCAGATTTGGAGACTTTCAAGGACTTTTTAGCAGCAAGCTGCGTCAACACAACAAGCCCTCTTAAAATACGAACCAAGTTTTATTCACACCCCCCTCCATCTCGGCGGGGGGTGTTTGCCATTGGTGTTTCATGCAATTACCCGCGCTGAGCTTAGGAAAACGCTTTACCCTGCCCCGCCCCATCGGCTCGGCAGATGCTGTGCTGTTGGCCCAACTGGCCGAACGAGAGAAAGCACAAGGCCGCCTGACGGCCGTGGTGACATCGGATGCGGCCGACACACAAAGGCTGATGGACGAGGTGGCCTTCTTTGCACCGGGCCTTCGCATTGCCATTTTTCCCGACTGGGAAACATTGCCCTACGACACCTTCTCGCC is drawn from Limnohabitans sp. 103DPR2 and contains these coding sequences:
- a CDS encoding 3-hydroxybutyrate dehydrogenase, whose protein sequence is MLKGKTALVTGSTSGIGLGIAKALAKQGANIVLNGFGDHAGPEAEIAALGAKVAYHGADMSKPAEIEAMVKFAEDKFGRVDILVNNAGIQHVARVENFPVERWDAVIAINLSSAFHASRAVLPAMQKANWGRIINVASVHGLVGSAEKSAYVAAKHGIVGLTKVTALENATSGVTCNAICPGWVLTPLVQKQVDAKAEALGLSNQAATELLLGEKEPSKQFTTPEELGELAVFFCSAAGNNIRGVAWNMDGGWAAQ
- the ispF gene encoding 2-C-methyl-D-erythritol 2,4-cyclodiphosphate synthase; this translates as MNIRVGEGWDTHALVEGRPLMLGGVQIPHDKGLLGHSDADVLLHAITDALLGAAGLGDIGQHFPDTDATYKGANSVVLLKKAYDHVKQLGWHLGNVDCTIVAQAPKLSPHRSDIRSSIAKALGVPESHVNVKAKTAEKMGPVGEGLSMEARAVVLIHKS
- the ispD gene encoding 2-C-methyl-D-erythritol 4-phosphate cytidylyltransferase, whose product is MNSSEKDSPPSTDSRSPVARCFALVPCAGSGSRAGTLKPKQYELIAGQSMVMHTLAALGSVERLQQVLVVVSPSDSHVWPEGPEGQRGRRPFERIACGGDTRAESVFNGLSYLLKEGEHKPEGVQANDWILVHDAARCLITELEINRLIDACIDDDVGGLLALPLPDTLKAAVNGRVSQTLPRQDKWLAQTPQMFRAGQLHAALKAKQAENFEGITDEASAMEMAGFAPKLVVGSPHNFKVTYPPDFALAEDLLGSRT